The Rhizobium etli 8C-3 genome has a segment encoding these proteins:
- a CDS encoding LacI family DNA-binding transcriptional regulator, producing MSFSSFSVNFGLGVSFKIVQSAFHEMGECGMARPTIADLAKEANVGISTVDRVINGRHPVRPKTAEMVLEAAERIGFHGLTAIKRRIEADKPVIKFGFLLKQQHRKLYQMWSELLTKSVEAFPHAHGRAIVRFMDDLSPDKAAAAIHDLSREADVIGMITSDHPQVNHAVADLAADGIPVVTMISDLSAPERAGFVGNDCAKKGRTAAWFIAHLNARPGEVAVFVGSHRYLAQELCEMGFRSYFRETAPKFQMLETLATMEEPETAYQFTKQLLASQERWVGLYVAGGGVTGVMRALQEDRGPAAQRLVVVAHELTNETRAGLAEGLLKVVLSHPARQLTETLVRAMGDAAMNKGEPSGMTQNVLPFDIYTAANI from the coding sequence ATGTCTTTTTCTTCATTTTCTGTCAATTTCGGTCTAGGAGTTTCTTTCAAAATCGTTCAGAGTGCCTTTCATGAAATGGGAGAATGTGGCATGGCGCGGCCGACGATTGCCGATCTGGCGAAAGAAGCAAATGTGGGGATCTCTACTGTTGATCGGGTCATTAACGGACGCCATCCAGTGCGGCCAAAAACGGCTGAAATGGTCCTTGAAGCAGCCGAGCGCATCGGGTTTCACGGCCTGACGGCGATCAAACGACGCATCGAGGCGGACAAACCGGTGATCAAATTTGGCTTTCTGCTCAAGCAGCAGCACCGAAAGCTCTACCAGATGTGGAGCGAGCTATTGACGAAGTCTGTTGAAGCCTTTCCTCACGCCCATGGGAGAGCAATTGTGCGCTTTATGGACGACCTCAGTCCAGACAAGGCAGCCGCCGCAATTCACGACCTCAGCCGGGAAGCTGATGTGATTGGGATGATTACGTCGGATCACCCCCAGGTCAATCATGCGGTTGCCGACCTTGCCGCTGACGGCATCCCCGTCGTGACGATGATCTCTGACTTATCGGCGCCGGAGAGAGCGGGTTTCGTAGGGAATGATTGCGCGAAGAAGGGGAGGACCGCAGCTTGGTTCATTGCTCACCTCAACGCAAGGCCTGGTGAGGTAGCTGTCTTCGTAGGCAGCCATCGATATCTAGCGCAGGAGCTATGCGAGATGGGCTTCAGGTCGTATTTCCGCGAAACCGCGCCCAAGTTCCAAATGCTTGAGACATTGGCGACGATGGAGGAGCCTGAGACTGCGTATCAATTCACCAAGCAACTCTTAGCGTCCCAAGAGCGCTGGGTAGGCCTTTATGTTGCGGGAGGCGGCGTGACAGGTGTCATGCGAGCCTTACAGGAGGACCGTGGTCCCGCAGCTCAGAGGTTGGTTGTAGTGGCCCATGAACTGACGAACGAAACGCGTGCGGGCTTAGCGGAAGGACTGCTGAAGGTTGTCCTTTCGCATCCTGCACGGCAACTGACAGAGACATTAGTGCGCGCTATGGGAGATGCCGCCATGAACAAAGGAGAGCCGAGTGGAATGACGCAAAATGTGCTTCCCTTTGACATTTACACGGCTGCAAATATTTGA
- a CDS encoding Gfo/Idh/MocA family oxidoreductase, with protein sequence MTVRIAVIGAGLMGADHAKIVAEEMQGATLQLVCDMDEARARDVANLYGAVDVVSDPQAAINRDDVDAVIVASPDFTHAPLSLACIAARKKILCEKPLSQSSDECLKVIKAEIAAGAKFVQIGFMRRYDQSYVEMQRALKSGATGRALMMHNFHRNVETPASDFTGAMAITNSAPHEFDVVRHVLGTEFVSISAFQPRRSDALVAPVVMVLETADGQLVNIEINNNAAYGYDVRAELVGEKAAISMNQVAFTRLDQALGQHTGYDADWRGRYFDAYRRQNRAFLRFVESGNFPELASSCWDGYCAAIAAEAGVKALITGRKVAVEMINKPEFYA encoded by the coding sequence ATGACAGTTAGAATCGCAGTTATCGGCGCAGGCCTGATGGGCGCGGATCACGCAAAGATCGTTGCGGAAGAGATGCAGGGCGCGACACTTCAGCTCGTCTGCGACATGGATGAAGCCCGAGCTCGCGACGTAGCTAACCTGTACGGCGCCGTTGACGTTGTCAGCGACCCCCAAGCCGCAATCAACCGCGATGATGTTGATGCCGTAATTGTGGCAAGCCCCGACTTCACGCATGCGCCGCTGTCCCTCGCCTGTATTGCAGCACGAAAAAAAATTCTTTGCGAGAAGCCCCTGTCGCAATCTTCTGACGAGTGCCTGAAGGTGATAAAGGCCGAAATAGCTGCCGGCGCCAAATTCGTGCAGATCGGCTTTATGCGCCGTTATGATCAATCCTATGTCGAGATGCAACGGGCTCTCAAAAGTGGCGCGACCGGCCGCGCTCTGATGATGCACAACTTCCATCGAAACGTGGAAACGCCCGCGTCGGACTTTACAGGTGCCATGGCGATTACCAATTCGGCGCCGCACGAGTTCGACGTCGTTCGCCATGTGTTGGGAACCGAGTTTGTGTCCATCTCCGCGTTTCAGCCGAGACGATCCGATGCCCTCGTCGCTCCCGTGGTCATGGTGCTGGAGACAGCAGATGGCCAGCTTGTAAACATCGAGATCAACAATAACGCGGCCTATGGTTACGATGTCCGCGCCGAGCTCGTCGGTGAGAAAGCAGCCATTTCGATGAACCAGGTTGCGTTCACGCGCCTCGACCAAGCGCTCGGGCAGCATACCGGATACGACGCCGACTGGCGTGGCCGGTATTTTGACGCCTATCGGCGGCAGAATCGTGCATTCCTTCGTTTTGTCGAATCCGGAAACTTTCCCGAACTCGCCTCCAGCTGCTGGGATGGATACTGCGCTGCCATTGCCGCGGAGGCTGGCGTCAAAGCATTAATCACAGGGCGCAAAGTCGCCGTCGAGATGATCAATAAGCCGGAGTTTTACGCATGA
- a CDS encoding sugar ABC transporter substrate-binding protein, whose translation MKLIAKLALACAVSVSALSAGATFAADKFVVGYANMADTDVFVMARKNAFIEAAKSDPAVEVNFSDANNDASKQLDQIDNFIAQKVDAIVVVPVDYQGIVPGVEKANAAGIPVIALGIQSAGGKYTFVGSKNIDAGRLQGEYMKAHLPKDGKILYLEGTPGLSHTQERKKGFEEALGRSDVTTLASLSANYDRAEGMKVTEDWIQSFPEFDGIIAANDQMALGALEALKGAGRLKGVLISGVDGVPDALTAIKAGEMSQTIFQDAAGQAKAAFEVVEGVKKGEQPPAEKLVPFASITKDNVDQFTKK comes from the coding sequence ATGAAACTCATCGCTAAACTCGCGCTTGCCTGCGCAGTCTCGGTTTCCGCTCTGTCTGCTGGTGCAACCTTTGCCGCTGACAAGTTCGTCGTCGGCTACGCTAATATGGCCGACACCGACGTCTTCGTAATGGCCCGCAAGAACGCCTTCATCGAAGCTGCCAAGTCCGATCCGGCCGTCGAAGTCAACTTCTCCGATGCCAACAACGACGCCAGCAAGCAGCTCGACCAGATCGACAATTTCATCGCTCAGAAGGTGGATGCCATCGTTGTTGTTCCAGTCGATTATCAGGGTATTGTCCCAGGCGTCGAGAAGGCCAACGCGGCTGGTATCCCGGTTATTGCGCTCGGCATCCAGTCGGCTGGCGGGAAGTACACCTTCGTCGGTTCCAAGAATATCGACGCGGGCCGTCTTCAGGGCGAATACATGAAGGCGCACCTGCCGAAGGACGGGAAGATTCTCTATCTCGAAGGCACGCCGGGCCTGTCTCATACGCAGGAACGTAAGAAGGGTTTCGAAGAGGCCCTTGGTCGTTCCGATGTGACGACTCTCGCCAGCCTGTCGGCGAACTATGACCGAGCCGAAGGCATGAAGGTTACGGAAGATTGGATCCAGAGTTTCCCGGAGTTTGACGGCATCATCGCCGCCAACGACCAGATGGCGCTCGGTGCTCTCGAAGCTCTCAAAGGTGCCGGCCGTCTCAAGGGCGTCCTGATTTCAGGCGTGGACGGCGTACCGGATGCACTGACGGCCATTAAGGCAGGAGAAATGTCCCAGACGATCTTTCAGGATGCTGCTGGCCAGGCAAAGGCCGCCTTTGAGGTTGTCGAAGGCGTCAAAAAGGGCGAACAGCCGCCGGCTGAGAAACTCGTCCCCTTCGCGTCGATCACCAAGGACAATGTCGACCAATTCACCAAGAAGTAA
- a CDS encoding ABC transporter permease, with amino-acid sequence MLIFIGICILASLLSPTFLTEANLTNVLRQVVVVSLLACGVTFIIILGHIDVSLGSVLALCGVIATSVMAMTGSVILAVAAGIAVGIFTGLINGFVITFFRIPSFIMTLAMTTVARGGVLLYTGGSPITGLGDFKIIGQGSFGPIPISVLILVVFVIASWVLLNKTKFGRYVYAVGGNERAARASGINPDSIVVRAFIFNGILCAVAGIVLMSRINSGQPAGGVGYEFDAITAVVVGGTSLMGGTGTITGTIIGAMIIGVINNILNLLNVSSYWQQIIKGLIIAIAVILDVWTKSARSKKKA; translated from the coding sequence ATGCTGATCTTTATCGGCATCTGTATCCTTGCGTCGCTCCTGAGCCCCACATTTTTGACTGAAGCCAACTTGACGAACGTGCTTCGCCAGGTCGTGGTCGTCAGTCTGCTCGCCTGCGGTGTCACCTTCATTATTATCCTTGGGCATATCGACGTGTCGCTTGGATCCGTCCTCGCACTTTGCGGGGTGATTGCGACAAGTGTCATGGCTATGACGGGAAGCGTCATCCTGGCCGTTGCTGCCGGCATCGCCGTCGGCATCTTTACAGGCCTTATCAATGGCTTCGTCATCACCTTCTTTCGCATCCCGTCCTTTATTATGACGCTTGCGATGACGACAGTCGCTCGCGGTGGGGTCCTGCTCTACACGGGCGGCTCACCGATCACGGGTCTTGGTGACTTCAAAATCATCGGCCAAGGGTCATTTGGACCGATCCCGATCTCGGTCCTCATTCTGGTCGTCTTTGTGATCGCCTCGTGGGTCTTGCTCAACAAGACAAAGTTCGGGCGATACGTCTATGCGGTCGGCGGCAACGAAAGGGCGGCCCGTGCCTCTGGCATCAATCCCGACAGCATCGTCGTCAGGGCATTCATCTTCAACGGAATCCTTTGCGCGGTCGCTGGCATCGTCCTCATGTCACGCATCAATTCTGGACAGCCGGCCGGTGGTGTCGGTTACGAGTTCGATGCGATTACGGCCGTCGTCGTCGGTGGCACCAGCCTCATGGGTGGTACCGGAACGATCACCGGAACTATCATTGGTGCGATGATCATCGGTGTCATCAACAACATCCTTAATCTCCTAAATGTCAGTTCTTACTGGCAGCAGATCATCAAGGGACTGATCATTGCGATCGCGGTCATCCTTGATGTTTGGACAAAGTCGGCCCGCAGTAAGAAGAAGGCCTGA
- a CDS encoding YybH family protein, which translates to MSNETKVNIEEEAIIAMLTMRASALGEKDAKGALSYETEDSVEFSLAPPLVYHGKDASGLQAWFNTWEGPIGGDVCDAKLTVGGDVAFWSGLTRMTGTKTDGTEVDLWFRQTLGLVKRDGRWMVSHQHASVPFAMDGSGRALLDLKP; encoded by the coding sequence ATGAGCAACGAAACCAAAGTCAATATCGAAGAAGAGGCTATTATCGCCATGCTAACGATGCGCGCTTCCGCGCTCGGCGAAAAAGATGCCAAGGGCGCACTTTCCTACGAAACCGAGGATTCGGTGGAGTTTTCGCTAGCCCCGCCACTCGTCTATCACGGCAAGGACGCGTCGGGCCTGCAGGCGTGGTTCAATACCTGGGAAGGTCCGATCGGTGGCGATGTTTGCGATGCCAAGCTAACGGTCGGCGGAGACGTTGCTTTCTGGAGTGGTCTGACGCGCATGACGGGAACTAAAACTGACGGCACCGAGGTCGATCTTTGGTTTCGTCAAACCCTTGGCCTGGTGAAGCGCGATGGCCGCTGGATGGTGTCCCACCAACATGCATCCGTGCCGTTCGCCATGGATGGAAGCGGTCGCGCTCTGCTCGATCTCAAACCTTAG
- a CDS encoding sugar ABC transporter ATP-binding protein → MTFAGGSPATTPAAAKSEYVLEMRGISKSFPGVRALDGMNLRVRPGSVHVLVGENGAGKSTLMKILSGIYTIDEGEIFFQGEKLDHQNAAAALDRGISMIHQELSPVLDMTIAENIFLGREPTVGKTGVFASFVDFNQMNSDTQKLLDRLGLKYSAHARMRDLSIAAMQLIEIVKAISRDASLVIMDEPTSAISDTEVAMLFQQIADLKSNGVAIIYITHKMDEIFQIADDITVMRDGEFIATGPSTDYTEAKLISQMVGRTISSIFPKDDVPIGDVVLSLENVSRAGVFEDVNLTVRAGEIVGLAGLIGAGRTEVARVIFGLDKCDAGTIRLNCTPIKICSPTDAIRHGIAMVSEDRKAEGLVLCRSVGENISLANLKKFASGLFISERQEESAAQRMIEMLKIKTPNTEMIVENLSGGNQQKIVLAKWLLGDLKLLILDEPTRGIDVGSKSEIHKLMTEFARQGLAIIMISSELPEVLGMSDRVVVMSEGRVAGELTRSETTQENIMRLATGGH, encoded by the coding sequence ATGACATTTGCTGGAGGATCGCCGGCGACTACCCCGGCTGCAGCCAAGAGCGAGTATGTCCTTGAAATGCGAGGAATTTCCAAGTCTTTCCCGGGCGTTCGTGCACTCGATGGTATGAATTTGAGAGTTCGACCAGGCAGCGTGCACGTTCTAGTCGGCGAAAACGGTGCCGGCAAGTCCACCCTGATGAAGATCCTGAGCGGCATCTACACCATCGATGAAGGTGAGATTTTCTTTCAAGGTGAAAAGCTTGATCACCAAAATGCTGCGGCCGCTTTGGATCGCGGCATCTCGATGATCCACCAGGAACTCAGCCCTGTCCTCGACATGACGATCGCCGAGAACATTTTCCTCGGCCGTGAACCGACGGTCGGTAAAACGGGCGTCTTCGCCTCATTCGTCGACTTCAACCAAATGAATTCCGATACCCAGAAACTTCTCGATCGGTTGGGGCTCAAATATTCCGCCCACGCCAGAATGCGAGATCTTTCAATCGCTGCCATGCAACTGATCGAAATCGTGAAAGCGATCTCGCGGGACGCGTCACTGGTCATCATGGATGAGCCGACGTCTGCGATCAGCGACACGGAAGTGGCAATGCTATTCCAGCAGATCGCGGACCTGAAGTCGAACGGCGTCGCGATCATCTATATCACCCATAAAATGGATGAAATTTTCCAGATTGCCGACGATATCACCGTCATGCGGGATGGTGAGTTCATCGCGACCGGGCCGTCCACAGACTACACCGAAGCCAAGCTGATCTCTCAAATGGTTGGCCGGACCATTTCAAGTATCTTCCCGAAAGATGATGTGCCGATTGGCGACGTCGTTCTGTCCCTTGAGAATGTCAGCCGCGCCGGTGTCTTCGAAGATGTCAATCTGACGGTGCGCGCGGGCGAGATTGTTGGATTGGCAGGATTGATCGGTGCCGGACGAACGGAAGTCGCCCGTGTGATTTTCGGGCTCGACAAGTGCGACGCCGGGACTATTCGACTCAATTGCACGCCGATCAAGATCTGCTCTCCGACCGATGCAATTCGGCACGGCATCGCCATGGTTTCGGAGGACCGGAAGGCCGAGGGGCTCGTACTCTGCCGGTCAGTCGGGGAGAATATTTCTTTGGCCAATCTGAAGAAGTTTGCCTCCGGCTTGTTTATCAGTGAGCGCCAAGAGGAAAGTGCTGCTCAGCGTATGATCGAGATGCTCAAGATCAAGACGCCGAACACGGAGATGATCGTCGAGAACCTGAGCGGCGGCAATCAGCAAAAGATCGTGCTGGCAAAATGGCTGTTGGGCGATCTCAAGCTTCTGATCCTGGACGAACCGACGCGTGGGATCGACGTTGGCTCCAAGTCGGAAATCCACAAACTGATGACAGAGTTCGCTCGCCAAGGCCTGGCGATCATCATGATTTCGTCGGAACTGCCTGAGGTTCTCGGGATGAGCGATCGCGTCGTAGTCATGAGCGAGGGCCGGGTGGCGGGCGAACTGACAAGAAGCGAGACGACGCAGGAAAATATCATGCGCCTCGCAACCGGAGGACACTGA
- a CDS encoding LysR family transcriptional regulator, translating to MFDWNDLKYFLAVARHGSTTAAAKATGVNQSTVQRRTVELERRIGQPLIHRHASGYQLTEFGLSLLPKVEELEEAALAIERQARLNISELSGVVRLTCPEPLVSRINGSQLLEQFRLNYPEIRIEFVMSDGYLDLSKGEADIALRSGEPSDENLVGKKIADSIWAVYASRSYVQHHGSLKTAADIGEHAIVGFDGALANHRAAKWFASVAPDARVGARNNSVLGVLHAVKSGLGVAPLPTTIADMHDDLVQVLPPVEELNRGWYLLAHPDIRKTPRVRAFFEFVSNHNSLVRPILMG from the coding sequence ATGTTCGATTGGAACGACCTTAAATACTTTCTGGCTGTCGCCCGGCACGGCAGCACAACGGCTGCCGCCAAGGCCACCGGGGTTAACCAGTCCACGGTTCAGCGTCGGACGGTCGAGTTGGAGCGCCGGATAGGTCAGCCCCTCATTCACAGGCACGCAAGCGGCTATCAGCTCACCGAATTCGGACTATCGCTTCTGCCAAAGGTCGAAGAGCTCGAGGAGGCGGCACTCGCCATCGAAAGGCAGGCGCGACTCAATATTAGCGAGCTGAGCGGCGTTGTTCGACTGACCTGCCCCGAGCCTTTGGTCTCCCGCATCAATGGATCGCAGTTGCTTGAGCAATTCCGTTTGAATTACCCCGAGATTCGCATCGAATTTGTGATGAGCGATGGTTATCTCGATCTCTCCAAAGGAGAGGCCGATATCGCCTTGCGCTCCGGTGAGCCTTCGGATGAAAATCTTGTGGGCAAGAAGATCGCCGATTCCATCTGGGCAGTCTATGCGAGCAGGAGCTATGTCCAGCATCACGGGTCGTTGAAAACTGCAGCCGACATTGGCGAGCATGCTATCGTCGGTTTCGATGGAGCGCTTGCCAACCATCGGGCGGCGAAATGGTTTGCTTCCGTGGCGCCCGATGCGCGCGTCGGTGCGCGCAACAACAGCGTTCTGGGGGTGCTTCATGCGGTCAAATCCGGCTTGGGCGTTGCGCCGCTGCCGACGACAATCGCCGATATGCATGATGATCTCGTGCAGGTGCTTCCGCCGGTCGAGGAATTGAACCGGGGCTGGTATCTTCTGGCCCATCCCGACATCCGCAAAACGCCGCGAGTTCGAGCGTTCTTTGAGTTCGTCAGCAATCACAATTCGCTGGTCCGCCCGATACTCATGGGATAG
- a CDS encoding cupin domain-containing protein — MHKVMDVHKAIAGTQVGVTTSAGSTGVAKLTVLYKELTDALPNGSMQEIRVIIAKLEPGDSTPYHSHRFPVTVYMLEGIFTLELDGRNPIAISAGEVFVEPSGVRMTGRNLSSDSPAVMVLFYVSDPETPFADPV; from the coding sequence ATGCACAAGGTTATGGACGTTCACAAGGCAATTGCTGGAACACAGGTGGGGGTGACCACCTCCGCCGGGAGCACGGGCGTGGCGAAACTCACGGTCTTGTACAAGGAGTTGACGGACGCACTACCGAACGGGAGCATGCAGGAAATCCGGGTGATCATCGCCAAGCTCGAACCGGGTGACAGCACTCCCTACCACTCCCATCGTTTTCCGGTCACTGTCTATATGCTCGAGGGCATTTTTACCCTCGAGCTGGACGGCCGCAACCCGATCGCCATCAGCGCTGGTGAGGTTTTCGTCGAACCGTCGGGCGTGAGAATGACGGGTCGGAATCTCAGTTCTGACAGTCCGGCGGTGATGGTCCTGTTCTACGTCAGCGATCCCGAAACGCCGTTCGCCGATCCGGTCTGA